From Verrucomicrobiota bacterium, one genomic window encodes:
- a CDS encoding cytochrome c yields the protein MKKTMLLTLTILAGALMCARGAEVKENWEKACAKCHGPDGKGQTKMGQKLSIKDLTDAKVQAELKDDLAFKSIKEGIKDGDKTRMKPAEGINDDDIKALVAYVRTFKK from the coding sequence ATGAAAAAAACCATGCTACTGACCTTGACGATTCTGGCTGGCGCGCTCATGTGTGCGCGCGGTGCAGAAGTGAAAGAAAACTGGGAGAAGGCTTGCGCCAAGTGCCACGGCCCGGATGGCAAAGGCCAGACCAAAATGGGGCAGAAACTCTCCATTAAGGACCTCACCGATGCGAAAGTGCAGGCCGAACTCAAGGATGACTTGGCCTTCAAGTCGATCAAGGAAGGAATCAAAGACGGCGACAAAACCAGGATGAAACCGGCCGAAGGCATCAACGACGATGACATAAAGGCCCTGGTTGCCTATGTGCGGACTTTCAAGAAATGA
- a CDS encoding alpha/beta hydrolase, which translates to MAIFEHDGLNFHYLDIGNGTPFFFQHGLGGDVNQTFGLFHPPPGIRLITLDCRAHGETWPVGDPEKISIATFANDLRALMDHLQIQHAIVGGISMGAAVAQNFVLRFPERVMGLILSRPAWVDRPNPENVAVFSQIAQLIRAHGAKRGHEMFVQTETYQNIRSRFPDTANSLLTQFNHPRAEETVVKLERIPNDAPSRDVGELGKIRVPTLVLANRQDPIHPFEYGEILARAIPNAEFKELTSKSMSLERHELEVQQYIEGFLKMHF; encoded by the coding sequence ATGGCAATTTTTGAACACGACGGTTTGAATTTCCACTACCTTGACATAGGCAACGGCACGCCGTTCTTTTTTCAGCATGGGCTGGGCGGCGATGTGAACCAGACTTTCGGACTGTTTCACCCGCCTCCCGGCATTCGATTGATCACACTTGATTGCCGCGCGCACGGTGAAACATGGCCAGTGGGCGATCCGGAAAAGATCAGCATCGCCACGTTCGCTAATGACCTGCGCGCGCTGATGGATCATCTGCAAATCCAACACGCCATCGTCGGCGGCATTTCGATGGGCGCAGCCGTCGCGCAGAATTTTGTTCTGCGATTTCCAGAGCGGGTGATGGGTTTGATTCTGTCGCGTCCGGCGTGGGTGGATCGTCCGAACCCGGAGAACGTCGCCGTCTTTTCCCAAATCGCGCAGTTAATTCGCGCGCACGGCGCTAAACGAGGGCACGAAATGTTCGTCCAGACAGAGACGTATCAAAATATTCGGAGCAGGTTTCCCGACACGGCCAATTCTCTGTTGACCCAGTTTAATCATCCGCGCGCCGAGGAAACCGTGGTGAAGCTGGAGCGTATCCCGAATGACGCGCCAAGTCGTGATGTTGGTGAGTTGGGAAAGATTCGTGTGCCGACGCTGGTTCTCGCGAACCGACAAGACCCGATTCATCCTTTCGAGTATGGTGAAATCCTCGCGCGGGCGATCCCCAACGCGGAGTTCAAGGAACTGACATCGAAGTCCATGAGTTTGGAACGTCACGAGCTGGAGGTGCAGCAATACATTGAAGGGTTTTTGAAAATGCATTTTTAA
- a CDS encoding DUF1080 domain-containing protein yields the protein MRTSTVAILLALASTLFGADNELTDHEKRAGWILLFDGKTQSGWMNSNRTPPRTPVEEGALNPHKAGHYMLVHTQQWEIFVLSLDFKISKGCNSGIFVHTFSLTPLPGKDVGWNGMEVAIDDTSGAGYHDTGAIYDLVKPTKNAMKPVGEWNHIEITCNKSLIDVVLNGEHVTHMNMDEFTQPNRRPDGREHKFDIAYKNHPRKGYIGLQDHGSPCWFKNIKLRPLK from the coding sequence ATGAGAACATCAACCGTTGCAATCCTCCTTGCGCTTGCCTCAACCCTATTTGGCGCTGACAACGAATTGACGGACCACGAAAAACGCGCAGGTTGGATTCTACTTTTTGATGGCAAGACACAATCCGGTTGGATGAACAGCAACCGTACGCCACCCCGCACACCGGTCGAAGAGGGCGCGCTCAATCCGCACAAGGCCGGACATTACATGCTGGTGCACACGCAACAGTGGGAGATCTTTGTTCTCTCGCTCGACTTCAAGATCAGCAAAGGCTGCAACAGTGGAATCTTTGTTCACACGTTTTCGCTCACGCCCTTGCCCGGCAAGGACGTTGGTTGGAACGGAATGGAAGTCGCCATCGACGACACATCCGGTGCGGGCTATCACGACACCGGCGCGATTTATGATCTCGTGAAGCCGACGAAGAACGCGATGAAGCCGGTCGGCGAGTGGAATCATATCGAGATCACCTGCAACAAGAGCCTGATCGACGTTGTGTTGAACGGCGAGCACGTCACGCACATGAATATGGACGAGTTCACGCAACCCAACCGGCGTCCCGACGGCCGCGAGCACAAGTTCGACATCGCCTACAAGAACCATCCGCGCAAAGGTTACATCGGTTTGCAGGACCACGGCAGCCCGTGTTGGTTCAAGAACATCAAGCTGCGGCCGTTGAAGTAA
- a CDS encoding ribulose-phosphate 3-epimerase, with protein sequence MLKCSTSLWSADLGNLTADMKRVEPFSERFHIDVADGHYVNNLLFFPDLVKQLRPHTRLPFEVHLMVTEPLEWVDPFIEAGADVVICCFDSAKNPGEVLKAIKLKGKQAGVSLLINEPIELLETYWSELDIVTIVGTAMGIKGASMDATVPGKIRKAREIITTRKLNTVIEADGGIRRETVPLLKAVGADFIVPGSLMFKEDPAAMRQWLAGL encoded by the coding sequence ATGCTGAAATGTTCCACTTCCCTCTGGTCTGCCGACCTCGGAAATCTGACCGCAGACATGAAACGCGTCGAGCCGTTCTCCGAGCGGTTTCACATCGACGTGGCCGACGGTCATTACGTGAACAACCTGCTGTTCTTTCCCGACCTGGTGAAACAACTCCGGCCTCATACCCGATTGCCGTTTGAAGTTCATCTCATGGTCACCGAGCCTTTGGAATGGGTTGATCCATTTATCGAAGCGGGCGCGGATGTTGTGATCTGTTGTTTTGATTCAGCGAAGAATCCCGGGGAAGTGTTGAAGGCCATCAAATTGAAAGGCAAGCAAGCCGGCGTGTCATTGCTCATCAACGAACCAATCGAACTGCTCGAAACATATTGGAGCGAACTGGACATCGTGACCATCGTCGGTACCGCGATGGGCATCAAAGGGGCTTCAATGGACGCCACGGTGCCTGGTAAAATCCGTAAGGCTCGCGAGATCATCACGACGCGAAAACTGAACACAGTGATCGAAGCCGACGGCGGGATTCGGCGCGAGACGGTGCCGTTGCTCAAGGCTGTCGGAGCGGATTTTATTGTGCCCGGCTCACTGATGTTCAAGGAAGACCCGGCGGCAATGCGACAATGGCTGGCCGGTCTTTGA
- a CDS encoding bifunctional YncE family protein/alkaline phosphatase family protein: MIALNTQGQSNTRKANEDVNSADLRQRPGLKPDENLLFNGWGVSPAGKHVLLGDMPLKMMISPDQKMLVAVSAGFINVGLTLIDLEGKRVAQFVPLPVAWNGLAFSKDGKRIFVSGGDSGSIHAFKYADGKATTNMTVKPSPDAVGTFLGSIAVHPSTGKLYVCNQGNHEIWVVNPDTLALEMTIPVGQYPHSCAMGADKRYLYVSNWGSRSLSIIDTEKNRRERDITVGLRPNDMTLAPDGRLFVACAGDNTVHVIMTKALENPGLPASPARPLWAGTREIISTSLYPQSPEGSTPSAVAVSPDGKTLFIANSDNNNVMVVNITDEKTSVADGFIPVGWYPSALAVSPDNRTLLVANGKGLKSRANVPARTKEPDRLHKPPAFDYIGDTFEGSISFIAKPGSAQMATYTEQVRRNSPYTPEALHRAPMRSHSVIPTQVGEPCPIKYVLYIIKENRTYDQVFGDFKDSDGKPAGNGDPKLTMYGENVTPNHHQLARDYVLLDNFYCNGEVSVDGHSWCDAAIATDYNQRSWILSYSKHGRMHGNEEMENPAAGYLWDLCRRHGVSFKNYGEGAQRVPSINRGTWGPGRDKDRVDWWIKDLQAAEKSGDLPRFMIMSLGENHTRGTRPGEFTPDACVASNDIGLGKIVEAATRSKFWKEMAIFVTEDDAQNGPDHVDAHRTVGLVISPYCKRHIVDSTLYTTASMIRTMELILGLPPLTQYDAGATPMFNCFRPAPIATPYTMLTPKVDLYAKNTAKSPFAKESSRMNFSEYDLAPEDELNRILWYVAKGPHVPYPAPVHRALFTQP, from the coding sequence ATGATTGCGCTTAACACTCAAGGGCAATCGAACACACGCAAGGCGAACGAGGACGTCAACAGCGCCGACTTGCGGCAGCGGCCCGGTCTGAAACCAGACGAGAATCTTTTGTTCAATGGCTGGGGCGTGTCGCCAGCGGGCAAGCATGTCCTGTTGGGCGACATGCCACTCAAAATGATGATCTCGCCCGACCAGAAAATGCTCGTGGCAGTGAGCGCCGGTTTCATCAACGTTGGCTTGACGCTGATCGATCTTGAAGGCAAACGCGTGGCGCAATTTGTGCCGTTGCCGGTGGCGTGGAATGGTCTGGCCTTCAGCAAGGATGGCAAACGGATTTTCGTGTCGGGTGGAGATTCCGGTAGTATTCACGCCTTCAAATACGCAGACGGCAAAGCCACCACGAACATGACGGTGAAACCATCGCCCGATGCGGTGGGAACTTTTCTTGGCTCCATCGCTGTCCATCCCTCGACTGGCAAACTCTATGTGTGCAATCAGGGCAATCACGAAATCTGGGTGGTCAATCCCGACACGCTCGCGTTGGAGATGACGATTCCCGTCGGCCAATACCCACACTCGTGCGCGATGGGTGCCGACAAGCGTTACCTTTACGTGAGCAACTGGGGAAGTCGGAGCTTGAGCATTATTGACACGGAAAAGAACCGGCGCGAGCGCGACATCACCGTCGGTCTCCGACCCAACGACATGACGCTGGCGCCGGACGGCCGATTGTTCGTCGCCTGCGCCGGCGACAACACGGTGCACGTCATCATGACAAAAGCATTGGAAAACCCCGGCCTTCCGGCCAGCCCGGCGCGCCCGTTGTGGGCCGGGACGCGCGAAATCATTTCCACTTCGCTCTACCCGCAATCGCCGGAAGGCAGCACGCCGTCCGCCGTCGCCGTTTCGCCGGATGGCAAGACTTTGTTCATCGCCAATTCGGACAACAACAACGTGATGGTTGTCAATATCACCGACGAAAAAACGTCAGTCGCCGATGGCTTCATTCCCGTCGGCTGGTATCCGAGCGCACTCGCCGTCAGTCCGGACAATCGCACACTTCTGGTCGCGAACGGCAAAGGGCTGAAGTCGCGCGCCAACGTGCCAGCCCGGACGAAAGAACCCGACCGCCTGCACAAACCACCGGCGTTTGATTATATCGGCGACACGTTTGAAGGCTCCATTTCGTTCATCGCCAAACCCGGTTCGGCGCAAATGGCGACTTATACGGAACAGGTCCGACGCAATTCACCTTACACACCCGAGGCGTTGCATCGCGCGCCGATGCGGAGTCACAGTGTCATTCCCACCCAGGTTGGTGAACCCTGTCCCATCAAATACGTCCTCTACATCATCAAAGAGAACCGCACCTACGATCAGGTCTTTGGCGATTTCAAGGACAGCGACGGCAAACCCGCCGGCAACGGCGATCCCAAGCTCACCATGTATGGCGAGAATGTGACCCCGAACCATCATCAACTCGCGCGCGATTACGTCTTGCTCGACAATTTTTATTGCAATGGCGAGGTCAGCGTGGACGGACACAGTTGGTGCGACGCCGCCATCGCCACAGATTACAATCAGCGGTCCTGGATTCTCTCCTACTCCAAGCACGGTCGCATGCATGGCAACGAAGAAATGGAAAATCCCGCCGCCGGTTATCTCTGGGACTTGTGCCGCCGCCACGGGGTGAGTTTCAAAAACTACGGTGAAGGCGCGCAACGTGTTCCCTCAATCAATCGTGGGACTTGGGGTCCTGGACGCGACAAGGACCGGGTGGACTGGTGGATCAAGGATTTGCAGGCCGCGGAAAAGAGCGGCGATCTGCCGCGCTTCATGATCATGTCCCTGGGCGAAAACCATACGCGCGGCACTCGACCCGGCGAGTTTACACCGGACGCCTGCGTGGCGAGCAACGACATTGGGCTCGGCAAGATCGTGGAAGCGGCGACGCGCAGCAAATTCTGGAAGGAGATGGCCATCTTCGTCACTGAGGACGATGCGCAGAATGGTCCCGATCACGTGGACGCGCATCGTACCGTCGGTCTGGTCATCAGTCCATATTGCAAGCGGCACATTGTCGATAGCACGCTCTACACGACCGCCAGCATGATCCGCACGATGGAATTGATCCTCGGTCTGCCGCCGTTGACGCAGTACGACGCGGGCGCGACCCCAATGTTCAATTGCTTTCGTCCCGCGCCCATAGCGACTCCCTACACCATGTTGACGCCCAAGGTCGATTTGTATGCAAAGAACACGGCGAAATCTCCCTTCGCGAAAGAATCCAGTCGGATGAACTTCAGCGAATATGATCTCGCGCCGGAAGATGAACTCAACCGCATTCTTTGGTACGTGGCCAAAGGGCCGCATGTGCCTTACCCCGCGCCGGTTCATCGCGCACTGTTTACCCAACCGTGA
- a CDS encoding Gfo/Idh/MocA family oxidoreductase, producing the protein MKKESRLLRVGVLGCGPISQIAHFDAIRKARNAELYAVCDLADDLREKMTAIHEPRVAYSKFDEMLADPQVEAVVIAVADQFHVPLSLQAIAVGKHVLVEKPLGVAIEECESLRQGLRETKLVFQIGNNRRFDPGIAFAQRFIREELGQMMAFKAWYCDSTYRYTMTDNLQPIPLTSSQARRPEGNPKADKRRYFILTHASHLVDTARLLGGELVSVRARLAEKFGAFCWFVEVEFANGALGHLDLTIPVRGDFEEGFQVYGEQGSVNGKIYLPWFHKSSVVECFSAKDGQYHRPLGEDAHTYKRQIEGFADTILHSAPQHGANIDDGVAAMRAMVAIARSVEIGKSVQLAHVTGGV; encoded by the coding sequence ATGAAAAAAGAATCTCGTCTCCTGCGGGTCGGTGTCCTCGGCTGCGGCCCCATTTCACAGATTGCCCATTTTGACGCCATTCGCAAAGCGCGCAATGCGGAGTTGTACGCCGTATGCGATCTGGCCGATGACTTGCGCGAGAAGATGACGGCCATTCACGAACCGCGCGTGGCATACTCCAAGTTTGATGAGATGCTGGCCGACCCACAAGTGGAGGCGGTCGTCATCGCGGTTGCCGATCAATTCCACGTGCCGCTCAGTCTTCAGGCGATTGCCGTGGGCAAACACGTCCTCGTGGAGAAACCTTTGGGCGTGGCGATTGAAGAGTGTGAATCGTTGCGGCAGGGTTTGCGTGAAACCAAACTGGTTTTTCAAATCGGGAACAATCGACGCTTCGATCCCGGCATCGCCTTCGCTCAGCGCTTCATTCGAGAGGAACTCGGTCAGATGATGGCGTTCAAGGCGTGGTATTGCGATTCCACCTATCGCTACACCATGACCGACAATCTCCAGCCAATTCCGTTGACCAGTTCGCAAGCGCGGCGGCCCGAAGGAAATCCCAAAGCGGACAAGCGGCGTTATTTCATTCTCACGCACGCCAGCCATCTCGTGGACACAGCGCGTCTTCTGGGTGGCGAACTGGTCAGCGTTCGAGCGCGGCTGGCGGAAAAGTTCGGCGCGTTTTGCTGGTTTGTGGAAGTGGAATTCGCGAACGGAGCGCTGGGGCATCTCGATTTAACCATTCCGGTGCGCGGCGATTTTGAAGAAGGCTTCCAGGTTTATGGAGAACAAGGCAGCGTGAACGGCAAGATCTATCTGCCTTGGTTTCACAAATCGAGTGTCGTGGAATGTTTTTCCGCAAAGGACGGGCAGTATCATCGTCCGCTAGGCGAGGATGCGCACACTTACAAGCGACAGATCGAAGGGTTTGCCGACACGATTCTGCACAGCGCCCCGCAACACGGCGCGAACATCGACGACGGCGTCGCCGCAATGCGGGCGATGGTTGCCATCGCCCGTTCAGTCGAAATCGGCAAGAGCGTTCAACTGGCCCATGTGACCGGAGGCGTCTGA
- a CDS encoding Gfo/Idh/MocA family oxidoreductase → MSASNLTRRDFLKTSAASAGVLVIGGLTPQTVLGANDRLGFGVIGCGGQGTGHVNSLVKRSEPDNIKVLAVSDVYQRRVTRAKSICVGDGYLDYRKLLERKDIDAVLIATPDHWHAKISIDAMEAGKHVYVEKPMTHTVAQAIELREAVKRTKKILQVGPNGTANDSFWQAREAIQAGRIGKVTWAHGSYNRNARVCLFNTHQTIDSSAGPHKTGEDYIDWDMWLGHKWGLAPKIPWNPEHFFRFRKYWPYNGGVATDLLYHKLAPLLIAIAGPDGEYPRRVNASGGLYIEKDGRDIPDTFLMTADYPSEWSLFLVSTLTNDAGIPDRIYGKYGTMELGGEPFLRFNGDFGAEFKAKNDGKEEVRIPLKPRRDLEGNFIDVLRGNGTLHCNVDLGASTMVAIKLAVESYRQNKTMLWDAKKEEVVAA, encoded by the coding sequence ATGAGTGCCAGCAACCTTACTCGACGCGATTTTCTGAAAACTTCCGCAGCTTCCGCCGGGGTTCTGGTGATCGGCGGTTTGACGCCCCAGACTGTATTAGGTGCGAATGACCGTCTCGGCTTCGGTGTCATTGGCTGTGGTGGTCAAGGCACGGGGCACGTGAACAGCCTCGTGAAACGGAGCGAGCCGGACAATATCAAGGTGCTGGCGGTCTCCGATGTTTACCAGCGTCGGGTCACGCGGGCCAAAAGCATTTGCGTAGGCGACGGCTATCTCGATTACCGGAAACTTCTGGAACGAAAAGATATTGACGCGGTGCTCATCGCCACACCCGATCATTGGCACGCGAAGATTTCCATCGATGCGATGGAAGCCGGCAAGCACGTCTATGTCGAAAAGCCGATGACCCATACCGTCGCGCAGGCGATTGAATTGCGCGAAGCCGTGAAGCGCACCAAGAAAATCCTGCAAGTCGGCCCAAACGGAACGGCCAACGACAGTTTCTGGCAGGCGCGTGAAGCGATCCAGGCCGGGCGCATCGGCAAAGTGACGTGGGCACACGGCAGCTACAATCGCAACGCGCGCGTCTGCCTGTTCAACACACATCAAACGATTGATTCGTCCGCCGGCCCGCATAAAACCGGCGAGGATTACATTGATTGGGACATGTGGCTCGGTCACAAGTGGGGACTCGCACCGAAGATTCCGTGGAATCCCGAACACTTTTTTCGCTTTCGCAAATACTGGCCCTACAACGGCGGCGTCGCCACGGATTTGCTTTATCACAAGCTTGCGCCGTTGCTCATCGCAATCGCCGGGCCGGACGGCGAATATCCGCGCCGCGTCAACGCCAGCGGCGGCCTCTACATCGAGAAGGACGGCCGCGACATTCCCGACACGTTCCTGATGACCGCGGATTATCCGAGCGAGTGGTCGCTCTTCCTGGTCAGCACGCTCACCAATGACGCCGGCATTCCTGACCGCATCTACGGGAAGTACGGCACGATGGAACTCGGCGGCGAACCATTCCTGCGTTTCAACGGCGATTTCGGCGCAGAGTTCAAAGCGAAGAACGACGGCAAGGAAGAAGTCCGCATCCCGCTCAAACCGCGCCGCGACTTGGAAGGCAACTTCATTGATGTGCTGCGCGGCAACGGCACGCTCCATTGCAATGTGGATCTCGGCGCATCCACGATGGTGGCGATAAAACTCGCCGTGGAATCGTATCGTCAGAACAAGACGATGCTTTGGGATGCGAAAAAGGAAGAAGTCGTGGCGGCATGA
- a CDS encoding permease, which translates to MKSRIDILGLGCTAVDEVLYVPAWPPADVKTRVLQRERHCGGLTATALVAASRLGARCVYAGVLGDDENSRYVLDCLSREGVDVSQAIRRKVARPVQSVIVVDERRKTRNIFFQTDGVAGASDKSPSRGVILSARVLFVDNFGIQGMIRAARIARAAGIPVVADFEHADAPRFGELLALVDHLILSEAFACKFTGTVSPAVAVSRLWNERRRVVSVTCGVKGCFYLDQSGELPKHAPAFQVKAQDTTGCGDVFHGAYAMALARGMELSERIRFASAAAALKATGRGGQDGIPTLTLVKRFLKQQSQ; encoded by the coding sequence GTGAAATCGCGAATCGACATCCTGGGTCTGGGCTGCACGGCCGTGGACGAAGTGCTTTACGTGCCCGCCTGGCCGCCGGCGGATGTGAAGACGCGCGTGCTGCAGCGCGAGCGGCATTGCGGCGGGTTGACGGCGACGGCGCTGGTGGCCGCGTCGCGGCTGGGCGCGCGGTGCGTTTATGCCGGAGTTCTGGGTGATGACGAGAACTCGCGATACGTCCTCGACTGCCTGAGTCGGGAAGGGGTCGATGTGAGCCAGGCAATTCGACGAAAGGTCGCCCGGCCGGTTCAGTCAGTCATCGTCGTGGATGAGCGGCGGAAGACGAGAAATATTTTTTTTCAAACTGACGGCGTTGCTGGCGCTAGTGATAAGTCTCCGTCCAGAGGTGTTATTCTTTCGGCGCGGGTTTTGTTCGTGGACAATTTTGGAATCCAAGGAATGATTCGCGCCGCGCGCATCGCCCGCGCTGCCGGGATTCCGGTTGTGGCCGACTTTGAACATGCCGATGCGCCGCGATTTGGCGAACTGCTCGCGTTGGTGGATCACTTGATTCTGTCAGAAGCTTTTGCCTGCAAATTCACCGGAACTGTCAGCCCCGCCGTCGCCGTTTCGCGATTGTGGAACGAACGGCGGCGGGTCGTGAGCGTCACGTGCGGAGTGAAGGGGTGCTTTTATCTGGATCAATCAGGTGAACTTCCCAAACATGCGCCGGCATTCCAAGTCAAAGCGCAAGACACGACTGGTTGCGGCGATGTGTTTCACGGCGCTTACGCGATGGCGCTGGCGCGAGGAATGGAGTTGAGCGAGCGGATTCGGTTTGCTTCAGCCGCAGCGGCGCTGAAAGCAACTGGGCGCGGCGGCCAAGACGGCATTCCCACGTTGACGTTGGTGAAGAGATTTCTGAAACAACAATCACAATGA
- a CDS encoding type II toxin-antitoxin system VapC family toxin has translation MATPPLRRPLIAVDTNVPLDLADRKEHILDALEVLRRRLKPGRMLVTPTVFQELVYLAEECDATTDADQATRALLGLSGWGLELVNLVPVEHGIVERIADKFQDSRLLPAEEYNDGLILAEAALLGCAILLSGDAHLRGLDFQRAALELKAFDVDMPVIATPREITAKFF, from the coding sequence ATGGCAACTCCTCCGCTGCGAAGGCCACTCATCGCGGTTGACACGAACGTCCCTCTCGACCTTGCCGATCGCAAGGAGCACATTCTTGATGCGCTGGAGGTTCTCCGCCGACGGCTGAAGCCAGGACGCATGTTGGTCACTCCTACTGTTTTTCAAGAACTGGTGTATCTCGCCGAAGAATGTGACGCTACCACCGACGCTGACCAGGCTACGCGGGCCTTGCTGGGTTTGAGTGGATGGGGACTCGAATTGGTCAATCTCGTTCCGGTCGAACATGGCATCGTCGAACGGATTGCTGACAAATTCCAGGATTCGAGGCTGCTGCCTGCCGAAGAGTATAACGATGGACTCATTCTGGCTGAGGCGGCTTTGTTGGGATGCGCCATTCTTCTGAGTGGCGACGCTCACTTGCGAGGATTGGATTTTCAACGCGCGGCCTTGGAGTTGAAGGCGTTCGACGTGGATATGCCAGTAATCGCCACGCCCCGCGAAATTACCGCCAAGTTCTTTTGA
- a CDS encoding sugar phosphate isomerase/epimerase, which yields MQLGIFAKTFVRPTLGETLDAVVHHGLDCIQFNFSCVGLPTLPEQIDAALTDQIRRELATRRLTMSAVSGTCNLIHPDLQKRRDGLRRLKVLITAARQLGTSSPSRMEISKEINQPLTRPPVTLSPSEGERGGVRGRSVGWKESHSQQSPVITLCTGTRDPEDMWRRHPDNDSPEAWRELLASLSDVLPVAQTNDVTLAFEPEVSNVVDSARKGRQLLDELKSPNLKVVMDGANLFHAGELPRMKGILTEAFDFLGPNIVIAHAKDLSRDGEMGNVAAGKGLLDYDLYLSLLDGVGFSGPLILHGMEEKEVPEGVAFLRGKTEIMK from the coding sequence ATGCAGCTTGGAATCTTCGCCAAGACTTTTGTTCGACCGACGCTCGGTGAAACGCTGGACGCCGTGGTCCACCACGGCCTTGACTGCATCCAATTCAACTTCTCCTGTGTCGGCCTGCCCACGTTGCCGGAGCAGATTGATGCCGCGCTTACGGATCAAATCCGTCGCGAGCTGGCAACCCGCCGGCTGACGATGTCCGCCGTCTCCGGCACATGCAACCTCATCCATCCTGATCTCCAAAAGCGACGCGATGGGCTGCGGCGATTGAAGGTGTTGATCACGGCGGCGCGCCAATTGGGCACGTCGAGTCCGTCGCGGATGGAAATCAGCAAAGAGATAAACCAACCCCTCACCCGACCTCCGGTCACCCTCTCCCCCTCCGAGGGGGAGAGGGGCGGGGTGAGGGGGCGTTCGGTTGGTTGGAAAGAGAGCCACAGTCAACAGTCGCCGGTTATCACGCTCTGCACCGGCACCCGCGACCCTGAGGACATGTGGCGTCGGCATCCCGACAACGATTCACCGGAAGCCTGGCGCGAGTTGCTTGCGAGCTTGAGCGACGTGCTGCCGGTGGCCCAAACCAACGACGTCACGCTGGCGTTCGAACCGGAAGTCAGCAACGTGGTGGATTCGGCGCGCAAGGGACGCCAGTTGCTCGACGAACTGAAATCGCCGAATCTGAAAGTTGTGATGGACGGCGCCAACCTGTTCCACGCCGGTGAACTGCCGCGCATGAAGGGGATTTTGACCGAGGCGTTCGATTTTCTAGGCCCGAACATCGTCATCGCCCACGCCAAAGACTTGAGTCGCGATGGTGAAATGGGAAACGTGGCGGCGGGCAAAGGCTTATTGGACTACGACCTCTATCTCTCACTCCTCGACGGCGTTGGATTCAGCGGCCCTTTGATCTTGCACGGGATGGAGGAAAAGGAAGTGCCAGAGGGGGTCGCGTTTCTACGTGGCAAAACGGAGATCATGAAATGA